A genomic stretch from Sphingobacterium sp. ML3W includes:
- a CDS encoding molybdopterin cofactor-binding domain-containing protein yields MKILAPFQERKSERVDSEIFSVSRRDFLKASGLLTGGLVLGVSFFSCDDKGKKVATVAPHVFLSIASDGKVTIVAHRSEMGQGIRTSLPLIVADELGADWSKVEIVQAEGDEKKYGNQNTDGSFSVRMFYKPMREAGAIARLLLLQAAAKEWQVGIAELDTKNGQVIQRGSSKKKDFGDLVQTALSLPIPKVNEIKLKDRQYFNMIGKETPIIDLHNIVTGKAVFGIDAIVDGMKIAVIKRCPVVGGTVKSVNDSKALTVPGVIKVITIKGAGLPATLSRPLSGVAVIAENTWAAIKARDLLEVQWELGPNAGYDSAKQIEELKQVVAQEGTIRRKRGDFNAAKANAKKVIEHTYIAPYLAHATIEPPCALAIVKNGSCEIWACTQNPQGARDAVAKELGIAVEKVKMNVTLLGGGFGRKSKPDFILEAAILAKESGLPIKVQWTREDDIRHDYYHAMSVQRIVATIDSQNKLSGWAHHIANPSISATEDQAVVQPSDGELMLGASDFPYNVPAINIATHDAKAHLRIGWLRSVRNIPQVFAAATMLDEIAEARGIDPVANALELLGEDRHITFEQELIKTTYPNYGEKIADYPWDTGRMKKVIERVAKESSWGKTMPAGSALGFAAHKSFLTYVACVVEVRVDQDKKISIPNVYYAVDCGLAVNVERIKSQFEGGAQFSASLALKSTITVKDGQVEQGNFDGYQIIRMPDSPKQIHVHILDSDAKPTGVGEPPVPPFTPALCNAIYAVTGKRIYTLPIDLTV; encoded by the coding sequence ATGAAAATATTAGCTCCTTTTCAAGAAAGAAAGTCCGAAAGGGTAGACTCGGAGATTTTTAGTGTTTCCCGGAGAGACTTTTTAAAAGCCAGTGGGCTGTTAACCGGAGGATTGGTACTCGGGGTCAGCTTTTTCAGCTGTGACGATAAAGGCAAAAAGGTGGCCACTGTGGCACCTCATGTTTTTTTGAGCATTGCCTCGGATGGCAAAGTAACCATTGTCGCACACCGTTCGGAGATGGGACAGGGAATCCGCACCTCACTACCACTTATCGTCGCCGATGAACTCGGGGCAGACTGGAGTAAGGTAGAAATTGTACAAGCCGAGGGGGATGAAAAGAAATATGGAAACCAGAACACCGATGGTTCATTTTCAGTACGCATGTTTTATAAACCCATGCGGGAGGCCGGTGCCATCGCACGGTTGCTGCTGTTACAGGCCGCAGCCAAAGAATGGCAGGTGGGCATCGCTGAATTAGACACCAAAAATGGACAGGTCATCCAACGTGGATCGAGTAAGAAGAAGGATTTTGGCGATCTTGTACAAACTGCGCTATCCTTGCCTATTCCAAAAGTAAATGAAATCAAACTAAAAGATAGGCAGTATTTTAATATGATAGGCAAGGAAACGCCCATCATTGACCTGCACAATATCGTCACAGGTAAGGCCGTTTTTGGGATTGACGCGATTGTCGATGGGATGAAAATCGCGGTGATCAAACGCTGTCCTGTTGTTGGCGGTACCGTAAAATCTGTCAACGATAGTAAAGCGTTGACCGTCCCCGGTGTCATAAAAGTGATTACGATCAAAGGTGCTGGCTTACCGGCAACCTTATCCAGACCACTCAGTGGGGTAGCGGTGATCGCCGAGAATACCTGGGCGGCGATCAAGGCTCGAGATCTGTTGGAAGTCCAATGGGAACTCGGGCCCAATGCAGGCTACGACTCCGCCAAACAGATCGAAGAACTCAAACAGGTGGTCGCGCAAGAAGGTACAATACGTCGCAAACGGGGTGATTTCAATGCTGCCAAGGCCAATGCTAAAAAAGTGATTGAACACACCTATATCGCGCCATACCTGGCGCACGCTACCATAGAACCACCCTGTGCCCTGGCCATTGTAAAAAATGGGAGTTGTGAAATATGGGCTTGTACCCAAAACCCACAGGGCGCACGTGATGCTGTAGCCAAGGAGTTGGGGATTGCTGTGGAAAAAGTAAAAATGAATGTAACGTTGCTGGGCGGCGGATTCGGCCGGAAGTCGAAACCCGATTTTATTCTGGAAGCGGCTATCCTAGCCAAAGAGTCGGGTCTCCCGATCAAGGTGCAGTGGACGAGAGAAGATGATATCCGTCATGATTACTACCATGCGATGAGTGTGCAACGTATTGTAGCAACCATCGACAGCCAAAATAAATTAAGCGGCTGGGCCCACCATATCGCCAATCCGTCTATCTCTGCGACCGAAGATCAAGCTGTGGTACAACCCAGTGATGGGGAACTGATGCTGGGAGCTTCGGATTTCCCCTACAATGTTCCGGCCATCAATATTGCCACACATGATGCCAAAGCACACCTTCGAATCGGCTGGCTGAGATCAGTACGCAATATCCCGCAGGTATTTGCAGCTGCAACCATGCTCGATGAAATCGCCGAAGCCCGGGGTATAGACCCCGTTGCCAATGCATTGGAACTGCTTGGAGAAGACCGTCATATTACTTTTGAACAGGAACTGATCAAAACGACTTATCCCAACTATGGGGAAAAGATCGCCGACTACCCTTGGGATACAGGGCGGATGAAAAAGGTGATCGAACGGGTCGCCAAGGAATCGAGCTGGGGTAAAACAATGCCCGCGGGAAGTGCACTGGGTTTTGCAGCACACAAAAGCTTTCTAACCTATGTCGCCTGTGTGGTGGAGGTGCGAGTGGATCAAGACAAAAAAATCAGCATCCCCAATGTATATTATGCCGTCGATTGTGGTCTTGCTGTCAATGTAGAGCGGATCAAATCACAATTTGAAGGTGGAGCACAATTTTCAGCCAGTCTGGCACTCAAAAGTACAATCACTGTAAAAGATGGCCAAGTAGAACAGGGTAACTTTGACGGTTATCAGATCATTCGGATGCCTGATTCGCCTAAGCAAATCCATGTCCATATTCTAGACAGTGACGCCAAACCGACTGGTGTGGGTGAGCCACCGGTACCACCGTTTACACCAGCGCTCTGCAATGCCATTTATGCCGTGACTGGAAAACGGATCTATACATTGCCGATTGATCTGACAGTTTGA
- a CDS encoding molybdenum cofactor biosynthesis protein MoaE, which yields MTKQKKDIFIQGPIAPEQIASTIVMHGSKSEIGAHSIFLGQIRADQVEGKTVRSIDYSINRELALAKMAEIHEAVFDKYSLTCMHVYHSEGLVQVGEICFFVFTSSAHRQAAMDACGELVERIKKEMPIWGKEIFEDDTHQWKTNT from the coding sequence ATGACTAAACAAAAAAAGGATATATTTATTCAGGGGCCCATTGCTCCTGAACAGATTGCATCAACTATTGTAATGCATGGCAGTAAATCCGAAATAGGTGCCCATAGTATCTTTCTGGGACAGATCCGGGCCGATCAGGTGGAAGGAAAGACTGTTCGGTCTATTGACTACAGCATCAACCGGGAACTGGCCTTGGCAAAAATGGCGGAGATCCATGAAGCAGTTTTCGACAAATACTCCTTGACCTGTATGCATGTCTATCACAGTGAGGGGCTCGTTCAGGTCGGTGAAATCTGCTTTTTTGTTTTTACTTCTTCAGCACATCGGCAGGCAGCTATGGATGCCTGTGGGGAGCTTGTAGAACGTATTAAAAAAGAAATGCCCATCTGGGGCAAAGAAATATTTGAAGACGATACCCATCAATGGAAAACTAACACATAA
- a CDS encoding (2Fe-2S)-binding protein, which produces MAKYSILVNGNKHDIDVLDDMPLLWVLRDIIGLKGTKFGCGKALCGACTVHLNDTAIRSCSFPISAIGDGKVTTIEGLSEEGDHPVQEAWEKHIVPQCGYCQTGQIMNAAALLKKNAKPSEQEIEQAMQGNLCRCGTYNRIKAAIMDAAGTPVTTG; this is translated from the coding sequence ATGGCAAAATATTCAATTCTCGTAAACGGTAACAAGCACGATATAGATGTGTTGGACGATATGCCTTTGCTCTGGGTGCTCCGTGATATCATAGGTCTAAAGGGGACCAAATTTGGCTGTGGCAAAGCCCTTTGCGGTGCCTGTACCGTGCACCTCAATGATACAGCAATCCGATCCTGTTCATTTCCTATTTCTGCCATAGGCGATGGCAAGGTGACAACTATCGAAGGACTGTCTGAAGAGGGCGACCATCCGGTACAAGAGGCCTGGGAAAAACATATAGTCCCCCAATGTGGCTACTGTCAAACGGGACAGATTATGAATGCTGCGGCATTATTGAAAAAAAATGCAAAACCCTCGGAACAGGAGATTGAGCAGGCCATGCAGGGCAATCTCTGTCGCTGTGGCACCTATAACAGAATCAAAGCAGCCATCATGGATGCGGCCGGCACTCCGGTCACAACCGGCTAA
- a CDS encoding sulfite exporter TauE/SafE family protein, giving the protein MHFELFYFFLFILAFLYAAVGHGGASGYLALMALYGIAPQEMKPTALVLNLFVSLTSFIQYYRGHYFKRNLFLMVAVASVPMAFIGGMITLEDHLYKRLLGLLLLFPIVRFFFFRSPAVDELKPYNNLGALAIGAVVGLLSGMIGIGGGIILSPFLILLKWTDQKQTAAISAAFIFVNSLSGLGGMLTQGISFNAHMWTYVAVAFIGGLLGAYLGSKKLNQDVLKYVLATVLLVAAYKLLFTTA; this is encoded by the coding sequence ATGCATTTTGAGCTCTTCTATTTTTTTCTGTTTATTCTCGCTTTCCTTTATGCTGCTGTTGGGCACGGCGGTGCCAGCGGTTATCTGGCCCTAATGGCCCTGTATGGTATTGCACCACAGGAGATGAAACCTACAGCGCTGGTACTTAACCTTTTTGTGTCGCTGACCTCTTTTATACAATATTACAGAGGTCATTATTTTAAACGTAATCTGTTTCTGATGGTGGCTGTTGCTTCTGTGCCTATGGCTTTCATTGGTGGAATGATCACCTTGGAGGATCATCTCTACAAACGTTTACTGGGCCTGCTGCTGCTCTTTCCGATCGTTCGGTTTTTCTTTTTTCGAAGTCCGGCCGTAGATGAATTAAAACCTTACAACAACCTTGGTGCACTGGCAATCGGTGCTGTTGTCGGCTTATTATCCGGTATGATCGGCATTGGTGGCGGGATTATTCTATCTCCCTTTTTGATCCTGCTCAAGTGGACCGACCAAAAACAGACTGCAGCAATCAGTGCTGCATTTATTTTTGTAAATTCATTGTCGGGACTTGGTGGTATGCTCACACAGGGTATCTCATTCAATGCGCATATGTGGACTTATGTCGCTGTGGCATTCATTGGAGGCTTATTGGGCGCATATCTAGGGTCAAAAAAATTAAATCAAGATGTATTAAAATATGTGCTCGCTACCGTGCTTTTGGTGGCAGCCTATAAATTATTGTTTACAACAGCTTAA
- a CDS encoding HesA/MoeB/ThiF family protein: protein MRNERYARHYVLQGFGEVGQQKLQAARLLVVGAGGLGCPVLQYLTAAGVGHIGIIDDDRIDLSNLHRQVLYDTADIGQAKAEVAARKLRLQNPDIEITYWVEQLKSTNAAELLQSYDVILDCTDNFAARYLLCDACHLLDKPLIFGAIYQYEGQLAVFNVADDQGIKTSYRHLFPQPPSPLEAPDCNAAGVLGVLPGMMGILQATEAIKLLTGIGVVLMNKLMTVNLLDHSTFTFDVPPATPESSSYPQTLEALKDFDYINSCASAIGQIQVITAAELITHWHATDMLLVDVREIDELPRLPVPHLSIPLATLPVQLEQINSARVIFICQSGKRSLTAAQYFHEQVNSNQQIFHVDGGMMALKNYLND from the coding sequence ATGCGGAATGAGCGTTATGCAAGGCATTATGTACTACAGGGTTTTGGTGAAGTGGGCCAACAAAAATTACAGGCAGCACGCCTGCTTGTCGTAGGTGCTGGAGGACTGGGCTGCCCGGTCCTACAATACCTCACCGCTGCCGGAGTCGGTCACATCGGTATTATAGATGATGACCGGATTGACCTGAGCAATCTGCATCGGCAGGTGTTATACGATACTGCTGATATTGGTCAGGCCAAAGCTGAGGTCGCTGCCCGTAAACTGCGGCTGCAGAACCCTGATATCGAAATTACGTATTGGGTGGAGCAACTGAAGTCTACAAATGCTGCTGAACTGCTTCAGTCATACGATGTCATCTTGGATTGCACAGATAATTTCGCGGCGCGTTACTTATTGTGCGATGCCTGCCATCTCCTCGATAAACCATTGATTTTTGGCGCTATCTATCAATATGAAGGTCAGCTCGCTGTATTCAATGTAGCCGATGATCAGGGTATTAAGACAAGCTACCGGCATTTATTCCCACAACCTCCAAGTCCATTAGAAGCACCAGACTGCAATGCAGCCGGTGTTCTGGGTGTGCTACCCGGTATGATGGGAATCTTACAAGCAACAGAAGCCATCAAATTATTGACTGGTATTGGTGTTGTTTTGATGAATAAGTTGATGACTGTCAATTTACTCGATCATAGTACTTTTACTTTTGATGTGCCTCCCGCGACCCCCGAAAGCAGCAGCTATCCCCAAACATTGGAGGCATTAAAAGATTTCGATTATATCAATTCTTGTGCTTCGGCAATTGGACAGATACAGGTCATCACTGCTGCGGAACTTATTACGCATTGGCATGCTACAGATATGTTGCTTGTCGACGTACGGGAGATCGACGAATTGCCACGGCTTCCTGTGCCCCATCTTTCCATTCCGCTCGCCACATTGCCAGTGCAGTTGGAACAAATCAATAGCGCACGCGTTATCTTTATCTGTCAGAGTGGCAAACGAAGTTTGACGGCGGCACAGTATTTCCATGAGCAGGTAAACAGCAACCAACAGATTTTTCATGTGGATGGTGGCATGATGGCCTTAAAAAACTATTTAAATGACTAA
- the glp gene encoding gephyrin-like molybdotransferase Glp, which produces MTKQTGIIILAAGNSSRLGLPKQLLEFEGEPLLKRISRAAMTVPDVSVSVVIGAYPDPIHAALQNSKVSVAINPHWMAGLSTSIIVGLKDLLKNQPQVDRCIISLCDQPFVDQHVFQQLIQLADSSGKGIVATGFSGTWGAPVLFDKKYFDNLMQLEGRQGAKKLAEQHPDDRIIFPYEAAKYDVDTQEDYFRLPHQFIGVQQARDIIHHYLPPPREERLALPDALGYILSQTVIAAQAIPGFAQSSMDGYALRFADMALELPVVDKIPAGTTTTRTLHSGQTMRIYTGAPLPLGADTVVMQEKVRLTETNTILIQDDALTLGDNVRPAGSEVEAGSIAMLPGTTMTPAAIGYLANIGCIEVMVYAAPLVHIILTGDELRSSGTALCYGEVYESNSHQLKAALRQLGIYKVESSHVRDDKNLLHSALEGALEKADVVLLVGGVSVGDYDYVVDVAKGCGVKQHFHRIRQKPGKPLFFGTREQKLVFGLPGNPSSALTCFYLYVAAALERIMQLPERNRCIKTHTTRTYSKKPGLTHFLKAHYDGHAVEPLHAQESYRLQSYAQANCLLILEEDSDGCVAGDEVFIHLLT; this is translated from the coding sequence ATGACAAAGCAAACAGGTATAATTATATTGGCGGCGGGCAATTCTTCGCGGCTTGGTCTTCCCAAACAATTGCTTGAGTTTGAAGGTGAACCTTTGTTGAAGCGTATCAGTAGAGCTGCCATGACCGTTCCGGATGTCAGCGTAAGTGTTGTTATCGGCGCTTATCCCGATCCGATTCATGCAGCACTGCAAAATAGTAAGGTCAGTGTTGCGATCAATCCACATTGGATGGCAGGCTTATCCACTTCTATCATTGTTGGATTAAAAGATCTTTTAAAAAATCAGCCACAGGTTGACCGGTGTATTATTAGTTTATGTGATCAGCCTTTTGTGGATCAACATGTCTTCCAACAGCTAATTCAACTTGCCGATAGCAGCGGTAAGGGTATTGTCGCAACAGGTTTTTCCGGAACATGGGGGGCACCGGTTCTTTTTGATAAAAAATACTTTGATAACCTCATGCAGCTCGAAGGTCGGCAGGGAGCAAAGAAACTTGCAGAACAGCATCCCGATGATCGGATCATATTTCCTTATGAAGCAGCAAAATATGATGTGGATACCCAAGAAGATTACTTCCGCCTCCCCCATCAGTTTATTGGTGTCCAACAGGCTAGAGATATCATTCATCATTACCTGCCTCCTCCACGGGAAGAACGGCTCGCCCTTCCAGATGCATTGGGTTACATCCTATCACAAACGGTAATTGCTGCACAAGCTATTCCTGGATTTGCACAGTCTTCGATGGATGGCTATGCCCTCCGCTTTGCGGACATGGCGCTGGAACTTCCCGTTGTGGATAAGATCCCTGCAGGTACGACTACGACAAGGACACTCCATAGCGGCCAGACTATGCGCATCTATACCGGTGCACCACTGCCCTTAGGGGCTGATACGGTGGTGATGCAGGAGAAAGTAAGGCTAACTGAAACAAATACAATTCTTATACAGGACGACGCCCTAACATTAGGAGACAATGTCCGTCCCGCAGGATCCGAAGTGGAAGCCGGCAGTATCGCTATGCTCCCGGGTACGACCATGACCCCAGCTGCCATTGGTTATCTCGCCAATATCGGCTGTATCGAAGTGATGGTTTATGCCGCTCCCCTTGTACATATTATTCTCACCGGGGATGAACTTAGATCCTCGGGTACAGCGCTCTGTTATGGTGAGGTCTATGAATCCAACTCCCATCAGCTCAAAGCTGCTTTACGGCAGTTGGGCATATACAAGGTGGAAAGCAGCCATGTGCGCGACGACAAAAACCTACTCCATTCAGCGCTTGAGGGGGCGTTGGAAAAGGCTGATGTTGTCCTTTTGGTCGGCGGCGTCAGCGTTGGTGATTACGATTATGTGGTGGATGTCGCCAAAGGCTGTGGTGTTAAACAACATTTTCATCGTATCCGTCAAAAACCGGGTAAACCTTTGTTTTTTGGTACACGTGAGCAGAAACTGGTTTTTGGCTTACCGGGTAATCCCTCCTCCGCCTTGACCTGCTTTTATCTCTATGTTGCAGCGGCATTGGAGCGTATCATGCAGCTGCCCGAACGCAACCGTTGCATCAAGACACATACCACCCGCACTTATAGCAAAAAACCCGGCTTGACCCATTTCCTCAAGGCGCACTATGATGGGCATGCCGTCGAACCTCTGCATGCACAAGAGTCTTATCGGCTACAATCCTATGCTCAGGCCAACTGTCTGTTGATCCTGGAGGAGGATTCGGATGGCTGCGTCGCAGGCGACGAAGTTTTTATCCATCTTTTAACCTAG
- the moaA gene encoding GTP 3',8-cyclase MoaA codes for MLKDTFGRIHNYLRISLTDNCNLRCFYCMPEEEYNFTPHGQLMQVDEIELLAKLFVDQGISKIRLTGGEPLVRKDAPAIIERLSQLPVELHMTSNGIRIDDMLPQLVAANFKSINISLDTLRSERFFQITRRDYFDRVRANIDLLLQHGICTKINMVVMKGVNDDEILDFVALTKNNPIEIRFIEFMPFSGNKWTSNQVYTQADILHQIHKVYPTDPIPAGPHDTARAFAIADHVGRIALISTMTAPFCAGCNRIRLTADGKLKNCLFSQGETDLLTTLRAGGEVLPLIQENIRSKSKELGGQLMTNFEQIDTDFLKNRSMITIGG; via the coding sequence ATGCTCAAGGATACATTTGGACGCATACACAACTATCTACGGATATCGCTTACCGATAACTGCAATCTGCGCTGCTTTTATTGTATGCCGGAGGAAGAATATAATTTTACACCCCATGGTCAGCTGATGCAGGTCGACGAGATCGAACTACTCGCCAAATTATTTGTGGATCAGGGCATCAGCAAGATCCGTCTAACAGGGGGCGAACCGTTGGTGCGGAAGGATGCTCCGGCTATTATTGAGCGTTTATCCCAGCTTCCAGTTGAACTTCATATGACCAGTAATGGGATCCGGATTGACGATATGTTGCCCCAGCTTGTGGCGGCGAATTTCAAAAGCATCAATATCAGTCTGGATACCTTACGATCCGAACGTTTTTTTCAGATCACCCGGAGAGATTACTTTGACCGTGTGCGCGCCAATATTGATCTGCTCCTGCAGCATGGAATCTGCACCAAGATCAATATGGTTGTCATGAAAGGTGTCAACGATGATGAAATTCTCGATTTTGTCGCCTTAACCAAAAATAATCCTATAGAGATCCGTTTTATCGAATTTATGCCGTTCAGCGGAAACAAATGGACCAGCAACCAAGTGTATACACAGGCTGATATCCTCCATCAAATTCATAAGGTCTATCCTACCGACCCCATTCCCGCGGGCCCTCACGATACAGCTAGAGCATTTGCGATTGCCGATCATGTAGGACGTATTGCGCTGATTAGCACCATGACAGCACCCTTCTGTGCGGGATGCAATCGGATACGGCTCACAGCGGATGGTAAACTTAAAAACTGTCTGTTTTCCCAAGGCGAAACAGATCTGTTGACAACTTTGCGGGCTGGTGGCGAAGTGTTGCCTTTGATCCAGGAAAATATACGGTCCAAGTCCAAGGAACTTGGTGGACAGTTAATGACAAATTTTGAACAGATAGACACCGATTTTCTGAAAAATCGGAGTATGATAACGATTGGTGGATGA
- a CDS encoding XdhC/CoxI family protein codes for MKEIKDIVLAARVAASEDNAMVLATVVKVEGSSYRRPGARMLVTEDGQMTGAISGGCLEGDALKKALLAIHQRKNRLVSYDTNTEEGSAIGLQLGCNGIVHILFEYIDLQQADHPIIWLESLLQQRQEALLITQFSIDRQVEQGGTRLLVVGLTDEIPHEDTQSPELKEHIRLAKTKRQSVLASFEEAGKNKEVLIEYLAPATHLVVAGAGNDTQPVVETAKLLGWEITVLDGRASHATTGRFSKADRVIIGPADEVIKKISIDPWTVFVLMTHNYHYDLTLLKELIHTPTSYIGSLGPKTKLLRMFDDLEQVGIELSAVQQKIVYGPVGLDIGAETSDEIAIAVIAEIKAVLSGRSGGSLKFLATKIHAENPLIR; via the coding sequence ATGAAAGAGATCAAAGACATTGTTTTAGCTGCGCGTGTAGCCGCTTCCGAAGATAACGCTATGGTACTTGCCACGGTCGTCAAGGTGGAGGGATCCTCATATCGTAGGCCGGGCGCCCGTATGTTGGTGACTGAAGATGGCCAGATGACTGGTGCTATTAGTGGTGGCTGCTTGGAGGGTGATGCGTTAAAAAAAGCACTGTTGGCCATTCATCAGCGAAAAAATAGGCTTGTCAGTTACGATACCAATACAGAAGAAGGTTCAGCAATCGGATTGCAGCTTGGATGTAACGGTATTGTCCATATTCTTTTCGAATATATTGATCTACAGCAGGCCGATCATCCAATTATATGGCTGGAAAGCTTATTGCAACAGCGACAAGAAGCCCTATTGATTACCCAGTTTTCAATTGACCGACAAGTAGAACAAGGCGGAACCCGGCTGCTTGTTGTCGGGTTAACAGATGAAATACCGCATGAAGATACGCAATCGCCGGAACTGAAGGAGCACATCAGGCTAGCCAAAACAAAACGGCAGTCTGTGCTGGCTTCCTTTGAGGAAGCCGGAAAAAATAAGGAAGTGCTTATTGAATACCTCGCTCCTGCCACACACCTGGTCGTTGCCGGTGCGGGCAATGATACACAACCTGTTGTGGAAACGGCTAAATTATTGGGGTGGGAAATTACCGTGCTGGATGGACGGGCCAGTCATGCCACGACGGGGCGATTTTCGAAAGCCGACCGCGTTATTATTGGCCCGGCAGACGAGGTCATAAAAAAAATAAGTATAGATCCCTGGACCGTTTTTGTACTAATGACGCATAATTATCACTATGACCTCACACTACTTAAAGAGCTGATCCACACACCGACCAGCTACATCGGTTCGTTGGGGCCGAAAACCAAATTGCTCCGCATGTTTGATGATCTGGAGCAAGTTGGAATCGAACTCAGCGCAGTACAGCAAAAGATTGTTTATGGCCCTGTCGGTCTTGATATCGGAGCCGAAACATCAGACGAAATTGCAATTGCTGTTATCGCTGAGATCAAGGCTGTTTTAAGCGGTCGATCAGGTGGCTCTCTTAAGTTTCTTGCAACAAAAATACATGCCGAAAATCCACTAATACGTTAA
- a CDS encoding molybdopterin-binding protein: MKITFATLILSFLCIVLYAQQPSGIVVTVLGKQQASMSLDQIKQLPGHTVDSLRIYNHTGAYRSTLKNIQGGLLKDLLKDIPFGAELPKVLSEYYLVCEATDGYKVVFSWNELFNTAIGNQALLVTNIEQASNGKEKDPFALLSTADLATGRRYVKGLCNIHIRRIGQ; encoded by the coding sequence ATGAAAATAACGTTTGCAACCCTCATTTTATCCTTTTTGTGTATTGTACTGTATGCGCAACAACCTTCAGGTATCGTTGTTACCGTTTTGGGAAAGCAACAGGCCAGCATGAGCCTGGATCAGATCAAGCAACTTCCCGGACATACGGTGGATAGTCTCCGGATTTATAACCATACTGGGGCTTATCGTTCTACGCTTAAAAATATCCAGGGAGGTCTGCTCAAAGATCTGCTGAAGGATATTCCTTTTGGAGCCGAATTACCAAAGGTACTCAGTGAATACTACCTGGTCTGTGAGGCCACTGATGGCTATAAGGTTGTATTTTCATGGAACGAGTTGTTCAATACGGCAATTGGTAACCAGGCCTTACTGGTAACCAATATTGAACAGGCCAGCAATGGTAAAGAAAAAGATCCTTTTGCGCTGCTTTCGACCGCAGACCTTGCCACGGGCAGACGCTATGTAAAAGGCTTATGTAATATACACATTAGACGTATCGGGCAATGA
- a CDS encoding MoaD/ThiS family protein: MKVQVKTFGALTDILEKEFYTTAADTEELLTVLSSQHTALSHRKLLIAVNNTIINKPVVLQENDVVALMPPYSGG, translated from the coding sequence ATGAAAGTACAGGTAAAGACATTTGGAGCTTTGACAGACATTCTGGAGAAGGAATTTTATACCACAGCAGCTGATACCGAAGAGCTACTGACGGTATTATCAAGTCAGCATACAGCACTTAGCCATCGTAAACTGCTGATTGCTGTCAATAATACAATTATCAATAAACCTGTCGTATTGCAGGAAAATGACGTCGTGGCTTTGATGCCACCCTATTCAGGAGGATAA
- the moaCB gene encoding bifunctional molybdenum cofactor biosynthesis protein MoaC/MoaB: MVDITHKSATLRKAIAEATVNVSSENTIRLIEQRQIPKGDIFEFARASALLAIKKTGDMIPDCHPLPVEYAAIRYSLAGLQISIEVEVHTIYKTGVEVEAMHGASVAALVIYDMLKPVDKQVEIGGIRLLEKRGGKSNESLPWVGQLKAAVVVCSDSVAKGHKQDVSGKLLFELLEQQGLRDIAYAVVADESAAIRERVEHYQQTGIDLLVFTGGTGLSDRDITPDTVAPYITRHIPGIMETARQYGQQRVKTAMLSRGISGFADRMLILTLPGSPNGVRESIAALFPQVLHVFQVRENTGH; the protein is encoded by the coding sequence ATGGTCGATATTACACATAAAAGTGCCACCCTACGGAAGGCTATTGCAGAGGCTACGGTAAATGTTTCATCCGAAAATACCATCAGGCTGATCGAGCAAAGGCAGATTCCTAAAGGTGATATATTTGAATTTGCACGTGCTTCAGCGCTACTCGCCATAAAAAAAACGGGCGATATGATTCCAGACTGCCATCCTTTACCAGTCGAGTATGCCGCCATTCGCTATTCCTTAGCAGGATTACAGATTAGTATTGAGGTCGAGGTACATACGATTTATAAAACTGGTGTGGAAGTCGAGGCCATGCACGGTGCTTCGGTCGCCGCCTTGGTCATCTATGATATGCTAAAACCTGTGGACAAACAAGTGGAAATCGGCGGTATCCGCTTGCTGGAGAAACGTGGTGGTAAGAGTAATGAATCCCTTCCCTGGGTTGGACAGCTCAAAGCCGCAGTCGTAGTCTGTAGCGATTCGGTTGCTAAGGGCCACAAGCAAGATGTTTCGGGGAAGCTCCTTTTTGAACTTCTTGAACAACAAGGTTTACGTGATATCGCCTATGCAGTGGTTGCTGATGAGTCTGCTGCAATACGAGAGCGTGTGGAACACTATCAGCAAACAGGAATAGACCTCCTGGTTTTTACGGGCGGGACAGGTCTCTCCGATCGCGATATTACGCCCGATACCGTGGCCCCTTATATAACCAGGCATATACCCGGTATTATGGAGACGGCACGACAGTATGGACAACAACGTGTCAAGACGGCCATGCTCTCCAGAGGCATTTCGGGCTTTGCCGACCGTATGTTGATACTCACACTGCCTGGATCGCCCAACGGTGTACGCGAGAGCATTGCAGCGTTATTTCCGCAGGTTCTCCATGTTTTTCAGGTCCGGGAAAATACAGGACATTAG